The Patescibacteria group bacterium genome window below encodes:
- a CDS encoding ABC transporter permease yields MTPTAIIAGRNLLGEKGRLLITVGGVGFAVMLILLMVGLYQGWNTQMTRFLGSIPADLWVGQTGSGDMSHTISILPSTAQATLEAQPDVTQVAPFVGRRVNIKLNGSDQHLYLVGIDPTQFVKPYKSVYGTTSPGTNEIIIDEAFATDQGLAIGDTLDILDKTFKISGISSGGHVLVFSYAFVTMDDLVDLTEFNGFVNYFLVRSSNIQRSEDAIVQALTGVEAIDREDFSLRNSAIIREAFLPILGVLVIVAVAIGIAIIGLMIFTATLEKRREYGVLKAIGYTNSQLFVIALVQSLVAGVIGFVVGSVLAPIVAEIAAKFVGGFIYDLGVRELAVVGAGTLVMSAVAALLPLRVLVSIDPADVFKA; encoded by the coding sequence ATGACACCAACAGCCATAATTGCCGGACGAAATTTACTTGGTGAAAAGGGGAGGCTCCTGATCACAGTCGGCGGGGTTGGGTTTGCTGTGATGCTTATTTTGCTGATGGTGGGTTTATATCAGGGTTGGAACACACAAATGACTCGGTTTCTGGGAAGTATTCCAGCCGATTTATGGGTTGGTCAAACCGGTAGTGGTGACATGAGCCACACGATTTCTATTCTACCCAGCACGGCACAAGCCACGCTTGAGGCACAACCGGATGTTACACAAGTGGCTCCATTTGTTGGACGACGAGTTAACATAAAATTGAATGGATCAGACCAACATTTATACCTGGTTGGGATTGATCCAACACAATTCGTCAAACCGTATAAATCCGTTTATGGGACAACTTCACCAGGTACGAACGAGATTATTATTGACGAAGCCTTTGCTACCGATCAAGGTTTAGCCATTGGTGACACGCTCGACATTTTAGACAAGACTTTCAAAATTTCCGGTATCAGTTCCGGTGGTCATGTGTTGGTGTTTAGCTATGCGTTCGTGACCATGGATGATTTGGTTGATCTGACAGAATTTAATGGGTTTGTTAATTACTTTCTAGTGCGGTCTTCTAATATTCAACGATCAGAAGATGCGATCGTGCAAGCGTTAACTGGCGTGGAAGCAATTGATCGGGAAGATTTTTCTTTACGCAATTCAGCTATTATCCGAGAAGCGTTTTTGCCCATTCTTGGTGTACTGGTTATTGTGGCAGTGGCGATCGGCATTGCCATAATCGGTTTGATGATTTTTACCGCCACACTGGAAAAGCGTCGCGAATATGGTGTGTTAAAAGCCATTGGTTATACGAATAGTCAGCTGTTTGTGATTGCTCTGGTGCAGTCGTTGGTGGCTGGAGTGATCGGGTTTGTGGTGGGCAGTGTGTTAGCTCCCATCGTGGCAGAAATTGCCGCCAAGTTTGTGGGTGGGTTCATTTATGATCTTGGTGTGCGCGAGCTGGCGGTGGTGGGAGCCGGAACATTGGTGATGAGCGCTGTGGCGGCATTGCTGCCATTGCGAGTGTTGGTATCAATTGATCCGGCTGATGTCTTTAAGGCGTAA
- a CDS encoding aminotransferase class I/II-fold pyridoxal phosphate-dependent enzyme, which produces MPFTTHLNLAESATVAMNSLAAEKKAKGERIYNLSAGEPMLPPHAAMCVAAEQAIQAGKTLYPPVAGVPELRAAVASWMNTTYHTNFSSQETLVTCGGKFGIYALLQSAISQGDEVIIISPYWVSYPALITLFGGKSIIVETKIENNWQLPIAEIKQKITARTKMIIINNCNNPTGVVYKPEVLHDLVTLVREKNILLLSDEVYSGLTYQDEFVSVASFPEVQTSKENIVVIQSCSKHFAMTGWRVGFVFADTAVIKVLTKIQSQSTTGTSSISQYAALGALNQANTIMLDVKTTMQKRRDVFVSEFNKLFGCNIPAPASGLYCFFPLKIIGVMNILSAEFCQRALSEAGVALTPGSAFGKEGYVRASFGAEEAELIDSLQVLNKWIVKKMSI; this is translated from the coding sequence ATGCCTTTTACCACGCACTTAAATTTAGCCGAGTCCGCTACTGTGGCGATGAATAGTTTAGCGGCGGAAAAAAAGGCTAAAGGTGAAAGAATCTATAATTTAAGTGCCGGTGAACCAATGTTGCCACCTCATGCTGCTATGTGTGTGGCCGCTGAACAGGCGATACAAGCTGGAAAAACGCTTTATCCACCAGTGGCAGGCGTTCCGGAATTACGCGCGGCAGTAGCTAGCTGGATGAACACAACTTATCACACTAATTTTTCTAGCCAAGAAACTCTCGTAACCTGCGGCGGCAAGTTTGGTATTTATGCCTTACTGCAAAGTGCGATTAGTCAGGGTGATGAAGTGATAATTATTTCACCATACTGGGTGTCTTATCCGGCTCTGATAACTTTGTTTGGTGGTAAAAGTATTATCGTTGAAACTAAGATAGAAAATAATTGGCAACTACCAATAGCAGAAATAAAACAAAAAATCACTGCTCGTACCAAAATGATTATTATTAATAATTGTAATAATCCCACCGGTGTTGTGTATAAACCTGAAGTGTTACATGATTTAGTGACCTTAGTGAGAGAGAAAAATATTTTATTATTATCGGATGAGGTTTATAGTGGTTTAACATATCAAGATGAATTTGTGTCGGTCGCATCTTTTCCTGAAGTGCAGACTAGTAAAGAAAATATTGTTGTGATTCAAAGTTGTTCAAAACATTTTGCCATGACCGGCTGGCGCGTGGGGTTTGTGTTTGCTGACACTGCTGTGATCAAAGTCTTAACTAAAATTCAAAGTCAAAGCACCACTGGTACATCTAGTATTAGCCAGTATGCTGCTTTAGGTGCACTGAATCAGGCAAACACTATTATGTTGGATGTAAAAACTACCATGCAAAAACGCAGAGATGTTTTTGTGAGTGAGTTTAATAAATTATTTGGTTGTAACATTCCAGCTCCAGCTTCCGGTTTATATTGTTTTTTCCCATTAAAAATAATTGGTGTTATGAACATTTTATCGGCAGAATTTTGTCAGCGCGCCTTATCTGAAGCCGGTGTAGCACTAACACCGGGCAGTGCGTTTGGTAAAGAAGGTTATGTTCGAGCTTCATTTGGAGCCGAAGAGGCAGAATTAATTGATAGTTTACAAGTACTTAATAAATGGATCGTTAAAAAGATGAGTATTTAG
- a CDS encoding chorismate mutase, with product MLAIWRSDIEKIDQKLIKLIGQRLTIGKQIQDYKKLHNLPVFDATRERQLSDNYDLWIKKAKIENPGLIKDILYKLIAEIKK from the coding sequence ATGTTAGCTATATGGCGGTCTGATATAGAAAAAATAGATCAAAAGTTGATCAAACTGATAGGTCAGCGTTTGACGATTGGTAAGCAAATTCAAGACTATAAAAAACTACACAACTTGCCGGTATTTGATGCAACCCGAGAACGTCAATTATCTGATAATTATGATTTATGGATAAAAAAAGCCAAGATAGAAAATCCCGGCTTAATTAAAGATATTTTGTATAAATTAATTGCCGAGATAAAAAAATAA